In Flavobacterium luteolum, the DNA window ATACAACTGTCCGAAGTTCCAAAAACAGCCGACATTCTGTTAGAACCACCAATCGCACCGCATCCGCTTTTTGGTACACGTTTGTTGCAAGGCATATCGGTATTGTAATAATAAGAACATCTTGTTTTCTGTAGCATATTCCCTCCAACAGTTGCCATGTGTCTAATCTGTTGAGAAGCTCCAGCTGCTAAAGCTAATGCCAACAAAGGATATTTTTCTTTTATTGAAGCATCTTCGGCAACCTGACTGTTTTTTGCCAAAGCGCCAATCGAAACTTTTCCTTTTAAAAACTCTATTTTCTTTAAGTCTAATCCGTTAATGTCAACTAATTTATCTGGAGCAACGATATTCTTCTTCATTAAATCGACCAGATTGGTTCCGCCCGCAATAAACATAGAAGAATTATCTTTTGCTTTTCCCGTAACTGCCGAAGAAGAAGACAACGCTTTAATTATCTGAAAGTTTTTCATATTTCCTTCCCTCCTTCCTTCACTTCAGTTATAGCATCAACGATGTTATGATAAGCACCACATCTACAGATGTTACCACTCATATACTCACTAATTTCTTCTCTGCTGTTAGCATGGCCTTCTTTGATACAAGCAATTCCCGACATAATTTGTCCCGGCGTGCAATAACCGCACTGAAAACCATCGTGTTTGATAAAAGCTTCCTGCATAGGGTGCAGTTTTTTTCCTTTCGAAAGTCCTTCAATTGTAGTTACCTGAGCATTTTGCTGCATCGTTGCCAAAGATAGACACGATAAAATTCTAGTTCCATTTACGTGAACAGTACACGCACCGCATTGTCCGTGATCACAGCCTTTTTTGGTTCCGGTAAGCTGTAATTGTTCGCGAAGCAAATCCAATAAAGTGGTTCTTGGTTCTATATTTAGATTGTGTTTTGTGCCATTTACTTCAATAGAAAGCGGTACGGTTTCTAAATATTCCGCTATTTTTTCATCCCATTTCTTTTCTGAAGCCATAACCAATGAAGGTGGCGTCAGGGCAAGAGCGGTAAAAAGTCCTGATTTCTTTATAAAGTCACGACGGGAACTAGCATCTTCCGGTGTTACTTTATCCTGATTTGTTTTTTTAGAAGCCATTCAATCTATTTGTTAAATTAGCAAATTCGCTTTTGTATTCTAACAAATTTAGCGATCTTATGTAAGAAAAAATTATAAAATTCAAACATTACTCTTATTTAGAATAATTACAATTTTGTTGTTTTTTTAACGCAAAGGCGCAAAGGGTTTTCGCAAAGTTCGCTAAGTTATTTTTCTCTCGCAGATTTGGCAGATAATGCAGATTTTGAATACGATGAAAAGATTTACACAGATTCTTTATGATAGAAATAAATAAAAAATCTGTTTAGATCTTCAAAATCTGCGAGAAACAAAAAATTATACACATTAAAATTTTGCGTTCTTTGCGAAAACCCTTTGCGCCTTTGCGGTTAATTCTTTCACGTAGATTAATTCTGAAATTGTATTTTTACTGAACTAAGTCCAAATTATGTCACAGCAAGAAATGATATATCTTGATAACAATGCCACAACTCGTGTTGATGAAAGAGTTTTGAATACCATGCTTCCGTATTTTACTGATTTGTATGCAAATTCAACGGGAACACATTTGGCGGGATTAACGGTAAAAGAAGCTGTTGAAAATGCGGCATGGCAAACGGCTGATTTAATAGGTGTTGATGCTGATGAAATCCTATTTACTTCGGGTGCGACTGAGGCAATAAATTTGGCTATTAAAGGTCTTACTGATCAAGAACGAAAACATATTATTACGATTCAGACCGAGCATAAAGCAGTTCTTGAAACTTGTCGGTATATGGAAGATATTGGTTTTGATGTTACTTATCTTCCAACTGATTCTGACGGGCTTTTAAATCTTCAACTTTTAGAAGAAATAATTACAGATAAAACACTGGTTTTCATCGGAATGATTTCTAATAACGAAACTGGTGTCATACAAAATACCATTGCGATTTCTAAAATATTGAAAGCCAAAAATGTGCTTTTTATGTGTGATGCGACACAAGCGATTGGAAAAATTCCTGTTGATGTAAAAAAATTAGGAATCGATCTTTTGACTTTGTCTGCCCATAAATTTTATGGTCCGAAAGGAATTGGCGCGTTATATATTTCGGCGAAAGCCAAAATAAAATTGACCCCTCAAATTCTTGGAGGCGGACAACAAAGAAAATTACGAAGCGGAACGTTAAATGTTCCCGGAATTATCGGTTTAGGAAAAGCGTGTGAAATAGCTGTTAATGACCTAGAAAAAGATCAGAATAGAGTTTCTCTATTACGAGACAGGCTTGAAAGAGGTTTGTTGCAGTTTAATGGTTCATTCGTAAATGGAAATAAAGAAAACCGAATTTATAATACTTCAAATATTTGTTTCCCTGGCGTGAATTCAGAACAGTTAATTTTGGCTTTAGGGAATATTGCTGTTTCAAACGGAGCTTCTTGTTCGGCTGTTACTTCTGAACCTTCACATGTTTTAAAAGCAATGGGATTATCTGATGAAGATGCTTTGAGTTCGATTCGCTTTAGCTTGGGAAGATTTACTACTTCTGAAGAAATTGATATTGCTGTTGAGCGAGTTTTGAGTTTAGCTGTTCAGTTTGCCACTAAGACGTTAAGACAATAAGTTTTATTTTTTGTTTTTAATCTCGTAATCCCGATAGCTATCGGGAGCAGAGACGCAAAGGTTATTTTTGTCATCCTGACGAAGGAAGGATCACACTAGAAATTCTATAAAGTAAATCCTCAATCTTTGCCGACTCTCGCGTGTGATCCTTCCTTCGTCAGGATGACAAACTGTGTCTAGAAAAGCTGGCTAAACAAAAAAAACTTTGTCCCTTTATCTCAAGAAATCAACTTAGAGTAATCTTCTTCTGTATCAATATCAATATTTCCTTTTTCAAAAGAAATTGAAACAACATCATCCGAATGCTTTTTAATCAGTTTTTTGGCGCCTTCCTGTCCTTTCAATTCTAGAAGTTCTTGAAAGTATTTTTTATGAAATAAAACTGGAGTTCCTAAAGTTTCAGAATAAGCAGAGGCTGCAATTCCTTTTTTAGTTTTATTGGCTTCAACAATTAAATTTTCAAAAATGGAATGAGCTGCAAAAGGCTGATCGCAAACTGCTAAAATGCATTGTTCAGAATTAGGATTTTGATGTAATAATTGATTAATACCTTTTGCGATTGAAGAAGACATTCCATTTTCCCAGTCAGAATTAAAAGAAAATGTTATTTCAGGTAAATTAAGCTCTTTTTC includes these proteins:
- a CDS encoding nucleotidyltransferase family protein, whose amino-acid sequence is MMKFIMEARFKNKTGIIILAAGNSSRLGRPKQLLEYKESTLLKNTISEALKVENSFIIVVTGSNHDLIEKELNLPEITFSFNSDWENGMSSSIAKGINQLLHQNPNSEQCILAVCDQPFAAHSIFENLIVEANKTKKGIAASAYSETLGTPVLFHKKYFQELLELKGQEGAKKLIKKHSDDVVSISFEKGNIDIDTEEDYSKLIS
- a CDS encoding 2Fe-2S iron-sulfur cluster-binding protein, which codes for MASKKTNQDKVTPEDASSRRDFIKKSGLFTALALTPPSLVMASEKKWDEKIAEYLETVPLSIEVNGTKHNLNIEPRTTLLDLLREQLQLTGTKKGCDHGQCGACTVHVNGTRILSCLSLATMQQNAQVTTIEGLSKGKKLHPMQEAFIKHDGFQCGYCTPGQIMSGIACIKEGHANSREEISEYMSGNICRCGAYHNIVDAITEVKEGGKEI
- a CDS encoding cysteine desulfurase family protein translates to MSQQEMIYLDNNATTRVDERVLNTMLPYFTDLYANSTGTHLAGLTVKEAVENAAWQTADLIGVDADEILFTSGATEAINLAIKGLTDQERKHIITIQTEHKAVLETCRYMEDIGFDVTYLPTDSDGLLNLQLLEEIITDKTLVFIGMISNNETGVIQNTIAISKILKAKNVLFMCDATQAIGKIPVDVKKLGIDLLTLSAHKFYGPKGIGALYISAKAKIKLTPQILGGGQQRKLRSGTLNVPGIIGLGKACEIAVNDLEKDQNRVSLLRDRLERGLLQFNGSFVNGNKENRIYNTSNICFPGVNSEQLILALGNIAVSNGASCSAVTSEPSHVLKAMGLSDEDALSSIRFSLGRFTTSEEIDIAVERVLSLAVQFATKTLRQ